A single Hippocampus zosterae strain Florida chromosome 19, ASM2543408v3, whole genome shotgun sequence DNA region contains:
- the rars2 gene encoding probable arginine--tRNA ligase, mitochondrial, giving the protein MASFFGRTIAAKLGKTLQQPEDVFIPALSAVPIFKKQQTADLRLSISILRSNGVLPATGDIQAQTEHLANQLKRDNVVEDIAAGSAVINFKINRKLLAQKILEPFATRHRDKFGLHSELFDSLKKGTTLVEYSSPNIAKKFHAGHLRSTIVGNFIANLKESLGNKVIRMNYLGDWGMQFGLLGAGFSQFGSQEQLKENPLQHLFEVYVKVNKAAEHNEDTMLAARDFFRRLEQKESGATSLWQQFRDITVSEYRRIYERLGVHFDVYSGESFHQERVQEVVRRLRKRGLLKTAEQGTGVVDLSAGDQSNVCTVLRSDGTSLYITRDIAAAIDRKEKYHFDEMIYVTDKSQTHHFQQLFQILQAMGHSWADRCHHVPFGLVKGMKTRTGEVVFLEDVLDEARARMLRNMSQSKMTKEMDDPEDTAQKVGISALIVQDFKGPLQADYKFDWDKMLQAQGDTGVFLQYTHARLCSLIQRNDNVDASTFDPSLLSEQSGVSILQHLLRYDEVLYQSAQDLQPKHLLNFLLKLCHLAASAHRELPVKGSPQHVAQARKRLFCGTCSVLANGMRILGIVPVDKM; this is encoded by the exons ATGGCTTCTTTTTTCGGACGAACAATAGCAGCGAAG CTGGGCAAGACGCTGCAGCAGCCTGAGGACGTTTTCATTCCTGCTCTTTCAGCTGTCCCAATATTTAAGAAACA GCAGACTGCTGACTTGAGGCTGTCAATAAGCATTTTAAGAAGTAATGGGGTCCTACCAGCTACTGGAGACATCCAGGCGCAAACAGAACACTTAGCCAATCAG CTAAAGCGGGACAACGTGGTGGAGGATATAGCAGCAGGAAGCGCTGtaatcaatttcaaaataaatcgcAAACTTCTTGCCCAG AAAATATTGGAACCGTTTGCAACGAGGCACCGCGACAAATTCGGGCTTCACAGTGAACTGTTTGATTCTCTTAAGAAAGGAACGACATTGGTAGAGTACAG CTCTCCAAACATTGCCAAAAAGTTCCACGCGGGACACTTGCGATCGACAATTGTTG GAAACTTCATTGCCAACTTGAAGGAGTCCCTTGGGAACAAAGTTATTCGAATGAACTACCTTGGGGATTGGGGAATGCAGTTTG GTTTGCTGGGAGCTGGTTTCAGTCAGTTTGGCAGCCAGGAGCAATTGAAAGAAAACCCTTTACAGCATTTATTTGAG GTATACGTAAAGGTCAACAAGGCAGCTGAGCACAACGAGGACACCATGCTGGCGGCCCGGGACTTCTTTCGACGGCTGGAGCAAAAGGAGAGTGGCGCCACATCGCTATGGCAACAGTTCCGGGACATCACCGTGAGCGAGTATCGGCGCATTTACGAG CGCTTAGGGGTCCACTTTGATGTCTACTCGGGGGAGTCCTTTCACCAGGAGCGAGTCCAGGAGGTGGTGCGGCGGCTGCGGAAGCGAGGCCTCTTAAAGACCGCCGA GCAGGGGACTGGCGTTGTGGATCTCTCGGCCGGAGACCAGAGCAACGTGTGCACTGTCCTTCGCAGCGATGGCACAAGTCTCTACATCACCAG ggACATTGCAGCGGCCATCGACCGGAAAGAAAAGTACCATTTTGATGAGATGATTTATGTG ACAGATAAAAGTCAAACACATCACTTCCAGCAGTTGTTCCAGATCCTGCAAGCGATGGGGCATTCCTGGGCTGACAG GTGTCATCATGTGCCCTTCGGCCTAGTCAAGGGCATGAAGACCCGGACCGGAGAGGTGGTCTTCTTAGAGGACGTTCTGGACGAGGCTCGCGCGAGGATGTTGCGCAACATGAGCCAGTCAAAAA TGACCAAGGAAATGGACGATCCAGAGGACACGGCGCAGAAAGTGGGAATCAGTGCATTAATAGTCCAG gatTTTAAAGGCCCGCTGCAAGCGGACTACAAGTTTGACTGGGACAAGATGCTGCAGGCGCAGGGCGACACGGGCGTTTTCCTCCAGTACACCCATGCGCGCCTCTGCAG TTTAATACAGAGGAATGACAACGTCGACGCTTCTACATTCGATCCGTCCTTACTAAGTGAGCAGTCGGGCGTCTCCATTCTTCAGCACCTCCTGCG CTACGACGAGGTGTTGTACCAGTCGGCGCAGGATCTGCAACCCAAACACCTGCTCAACTTCCTGTTGAAGCTGTG CCACCTGGCTGCCTCGGCGCATCGAGAGCTGCCGGTTAAAGGGAGCCCTCAGCACGTTGCTCAG GCAAGGAAGAGACTTTTCTGCGGGACATGCTCGGTCTTGGCCAACGGGATGAGAATTCTGGGCATCGTGCCTGTtgacaaaatgtaa
- the akirin2 gene encoding akirin-2, with product MACGATLKRTLDFDPLMNQASPKRRRCSPIRSPVSSPQKYLRLEPSPFGQLSSRLTTEQILHNIKQEYKRLKRRNLDTYFQQVDGSAALDLHNIPSGSSLSGSCSGASSPTRKEQPLFSLRQVGMICERLLREREDKVREEYDEILTTKLAEQYDAFVKFTHDQLMRRFGEQPASYVS from the exons ATGGCTTGTGGAGCTACACTGAAGAGGACTCTGGATTTTGACCCGCTAATGAACCAGGCTTCCCCAAAGAGAAGGAGGTGTTCCCCAATTCGTTCTCCCGTCTCGTCGCCGCAGAAGTACCTCCGCCTGGAGCCTTCGCCGTTCGGACAATTGTCGTCCAGACTCACCACAG AGCAAATCCTGCACAACATCAAACAGGAGTATAAGCGACTCAAACGACGAAATCTGGACACTTATTTCCAGCAAGTAGACGGCTCCGCTGCTCTGGATCTTCACAATATCCCCAGTGGATCGTCCCTATCAG GTTCCTGCTCGGGCGCCTCCTCCCCCACCAGGAAGGAACAGCCCTTATTTTCCCTCCGACAGGTCGGGATGATCTGTGAAAGACTACTAAGGGAGCGCGAGGATAAAGTCCGGGAAGAGTATGATGAGATTCTGACCACGAAGTTAGCAG AGCAGTATGATGCCTTTGTCAAGTTCACGCATGATCAGCTCATGCGGAGGTTTGGAGAACAGCCTGCTAGCT ATGTTTCTTGA
- the LOC127592093 gene encoding cannabinoid receptor type 1A, protein MQSVLDAVADTTFRTITSGLQYLGSNDANYDEAVSQVDLKGVFSLQKPLSSFRSNAFPDKIPPDEELILRGFYPTNATELLSNRSGAFPDEGGNIQCGENFMDMECFMILTPSQQLAVAVMSLTLGTFTVLENLVVLCVILQSRTLRCRPSYHFIGSLAVADLLGSVIFVYSFLDFHVFHRKDSPNVFLFKLGGVTASFTASVGSLFLTAIDRYISIHRPLAYRRIVTRTKAVIAFCMMWTVSIVIAVLPLLGWNCKRLKSVCSDIFPLIDENYLLFWIGVTSVLVLFIIYAYIYILWKAHHHAVRMLSRTSQKSLVVYSADGTKVQSARPEQARMDIRLAKTLVLILAVLVICWGPVLAIMVYDLFWRMDDDIKTVFAFCSMLCLLNSTVNPIIYALRSKDLRHAFLSSCHACRGSGQQLDNSLESDCQNRNANISANRAAESCVKTTVKIAKVTMSVSTETSAEAV, encoded by the coding sequence ATGCAGTCCGTGCTGGACGCTGTGGCCGACACCACCTTCCGGACTATCACCTCCGGTTTACAGTACCTGGGCTCCAACGACGCCAACTACGACGAGGCCGTCAGCCAAGTGGACTTGAAGGGCGTGTTCTCCCTGCAGAAGCCCTTGTCCTCCTTCCGCAGTAACGCCTTCCCCGATAAGATCCCCCCTGACGAGGAGCTGATCCTGAGGGGATTCTACCCCACCAATGCCACGGAGCTCCTGTCCAACCGCAGCGGCGCCTTCCCGGACGAGGGCGGTAACATACAATGCGGGGAGAACTTCATGGACATGGAGTGCTTCATGATCCTGACGCCCAGTCAGCAGCTGGCCGTGGCGGTCATGTCGCTCACGCTGGGGACCTTCACCGTCCTGGAGAACCTGGTGGTGCTGTGCGTGATCCTGCAGTCGCGCACCCTCCGCTGCAGGCCCTCCTACCACTTCATCGGCAGCCTGGCCGTGGCCGACCTGCTGGGCAGCGTCATCTTCGTCTACAGCTTCTTGGACTTTCACGTGTTCCACCGCAAGGACAGCCCCAACGTGTTCCTCTTCAAGCTGGGCGGGGTGACGGCGTCGTTCACCGCCTCCGTCGGCAGCCTCTTCCTCACCGCCATCGACCGCTACATCTCCATCCACCGGCCGTTGGCCTACAGGCGCATCGTGACCCGGACCAAAGCGGTCATCGCCTTTTGCATGATGTGGACCGTCTCCATCGTCATCGCCGTGCTACCTCTGCTGGGCTGGAACTGTAAGCGCCTCAAGTCCGTGTGCTCCGACATATTCCCCCTCATCGACGAGAACTACCTGCTCTTCTGGATCGGGGTGACCAGCGTGCTGGTTCTTTTCATCATCTACGCCTACATCTACATCCTTTGGAAAGCGCACCACCACGCCGTGCGCATGCTGAGCCGCACCTCGCAGAAGAGCCTGGTGGTGTACTCGGCGGACGGCACCAAGGTTCAAAGCGCGCGCCCCGAGCAGGCCCGCATGGACATCCGCCTGGCCAAGACTCTGGTGCTCATCCTGGCGGTGCTGGTCATCTGCTGGGGTCCCGTGTTGGCCATCATGGTCTACGACCTCTTCTGGAGGATGGACGACGACATCAAGACTGTGTTTGCGTTCTGCAGCATGCTCTGCCTGCTCAACTCCACCGTCAACCCCATCATCTACGCGCTGAGGAGCAAGGACCTGAGGCACGCCTTCCTCAGCTCGTGCCACGCCTGCCGCGGCAGCGGCCAGCAGCTGGACAACAGCCTCGAGTCGGACTGCCAGAACCGCAACGCCAACATCTCGGCCAACAGGGCCGCCGAGAGCTGCGTGAAGACCACTGTGAAAATAGCCAAAGTAACAATGTCGGTGTCCACGGAGACTTCGGCGGAAGCCGTGTAA